The following proteins come from a genomic window of Denticeps clupeoides unplaced genomic scaffold, fDenClu1.1, whole genome shotgun sequence:
- the LOC114778579 gene encoding LOW QUALITY PROTEIN: lipolysis-stimulated lipoprotein receptor-like (The sequence of the model RefSeq protein was modified relative to this genomic sequence to represent the inferred CDS: inserted 1 base in 1 codon), with protein MLLEMVAAVLALTGSATGISVTCPGKRYVVMLFQPVTIPCQFQTSATSPPLITWKYKSYCQDPISLALNPSSVDNTLAQNNPNYNPVNDCPDNSRTVRIVASKQMAVALGPDYQGRKISIVNDADLNIVQTAWGDSGVYYCSVSSSQDLSGNGECFSELIVLERKSNTTDLLPGFELLVMEDKLLVVLVVLGFLLVLLLIGICWCQCCPHTCCCLVSCPCCPERCCCPRALYEAGKAVKSGIPSHYAPTVYTPNMYAQSAYGMGGPSPAIPMLPIPQGVGMAPSNGYGRDYDSASSVGQGSQVPLLQDHDMGGGQTRSGYRIQANPDGNPTRVMYYMERELANLDPSRPGDAAGKYSRFDGMSEVSSLHDAPDPRTRGRSRPPQLNTLYDDVEENMSTISSVSQHAARARDDRYRRGDGPPQTNMAARGRTRSMDDLDDLSRRYPDRDDDYREGRRYDDRGRGGGRSSDDEWSSSGRAGYERNRDDRRPRDYSPDGLRRRESHRGAGFMGRRSRSRDDLTDLEHNRDRRDAYDDSFLREALERKKLGEQSRGRSRERLDSDSNRSKASSARWVPPLPLVPPSGHPDYHGYGKQAXPPSYSDNESVPSSKKSNLRKVRSPTPVRFRCISIACRGS; from the exons atgttactGGAAATGGTCGCGGCCGTCCTCGCCCTAACAG GCAGTGCCACAGGCATCAGTGTCACGTGCCCAGGAAAAAGGTACGTGGTCATGCTTTTCCAGCCTGTTACAATTCCGTGTCAGTTCCAGACCTCAGCCACATCGCCGCCCTTGATCACCTGGAAGTACAAATCGTACTGCCAGGACCCCATCAGCCTGGCCCTCAACCCCAGCAGTGTAGACAACACTCTGGCCCAGAACAATCCCAATTACAACCCAGTGAACGATTGTCCTGACAATTCCCGGACCGTCCGCATCGTCGCTTCGAAGCAGATGGCTGTCGCCCTGGGACCAGATTACCAAGGGCGCAAGATCAGCATCGTTAATG ATGCGGACCTGAACATTGTGCAGACAGCATGGGGTGACAGCGGCGTGTATTACTGCTCCGTGAGCTCTTCTCAGGATCTCTCGGGAAATGGCGAATGCTTCTCAGAGCTTATTGTGCTTG AGAGAAAGTCAAATACTACAGACCTCCTACCTGGCTTTGAGTTACTAGTCATGGAAG ACAAGCTCCTGGTGGTTCTGGTGGTCCTGGGCTTCTTACTAGTGCTTCTCCTCATTGGCATCTGCTGGTGCCAGTGCTGTCCCCACACGTGCTGCTGCCTCGTGAGCTGCCCTTGCTGTCCGGAGCGTTGCTGCTGCCCCCGGGCCT TATATGAGGCTGGAAAAGCAGTAAAGTCGGGAATCCCCAGTCACTACGCCCCCACCGTCTACACCCCCAACATGTATGCCCAGTCTGCCTACGGCATGGGGGGACCCTCACCTGCCATCCCCATGCTGCCAATACCCCAAGGTGTCGGTATGGCCCCATCCAACGGATATGGCAGAGACTATGACAGTGCCAGCTCAG TTGGCCAGGGATCTCAAGTTCCTTTGCTTCAAGACCACGACATGGGAGGTGGCCAAA CTCGTAGTGGATACCGAATTCAGGCCAATCCAGATGGAAACCCCACACGTGTGATGTACTACATGGAGCGAGAACTGGCCAATCTTGATCCCAGTCGTCCGGGAGATGCTGCAGGCAAATACAGCCGCT ttGATGGGATGAGTGAAGTGAGCTCCCTGCACGATGCGCCAGACCCGAGGACTAGGGGGCGCTCACGGCCTCCTCAACTGAACACACTTTACGATGATGTGGAGGAGAACATGAGCACCATCAGCAGCGTCTCTCAGCATGCTGCCCGGGCCCGTGACGACCGTTACCGTCGGGGCGATGGACCCCCACAGACAAACATGGCTGCACGTGGACGCACCCGCTCCATGGATGATCTAGATGACCTGAGCCGACGTTATCCAGATCGTGACGATGACTACCGTGAAGGCCGGCGCTATGACGACAGAGGACGAGGTGGTGGCAGGAG TTCTGATGATGAGTGGAGCAGTAGTGGACGTGCAGGTTATGAGCGCAACCGTGACGACCGCCGCCCACGTGATTACTCCCCTGATGGCCTCCGACGCAGAGAGAGTCACCGTGGGGCCGGCTTCATGGGCCGGCGCAGCCGTAGCCGTGACGACTTGACCGACCTGGAGCACAACCGTGACAGGCGTGATGCCTATGATGACAGCTTCCTGCGCGAAGCTCTCGAGCGCAAGAAGCTGGGCGAGCAGTCGAGGGGGAGGAGCAGGGAGCGTTTGGACAGCGATAGCAACCGAAGCAAGGCCAGTAGCGCCCGGTGGGTGCCGCCTCTGCCTTTGGTGCCACCCTCCGGTCACCCAGATTACCATGGCTATGGCAAACAAG CACCACCTTCCTACAGCGACAACGAGAGTGTGCCCTCATCAAAGAAAAGCAACCTGCGAAAAGTAAGGTCACCGACTCCGGTCAGATTCAGGTGCATTTCTATTGCCTGTCGTGGATCATGA